DNA from Thermococcus argininiproducens:
TGGAAAGATAATGAGCAGAAGAACAGGTATTTCATTTGAGGTGTATATATGGTTTACTTTGCTATTGGTTGTTGCAGCATTCGTAGCTGTTACTGCAAGACTGCTCGTTTTAACTCCACAAGCAGCAACAGCAACGTTACTGTTCCTTTTAGTGGCAATACTCCTAGGATGGATGATGTACAAGATGAACGTTAACTTCTACGTTGCAACAGCAATAGGATTGATACTCCTTGTGATAGCAGTGTGGATTGGATTTAAGAACCCCTTGATATTTGTTCCAGGGCAAACAGATGCTACCAGTGCTGCTTATACTCAAGCATACCACTACTGGAATATTATATTGATGGTTTATATCATCATTGCATCGTCATTACCAGTATGGGTACTTCTCCAACCCAGAGATTACTTAAACGCTTACATTCTATGGTTTGGTCTCCTCATTGGAGGTATTGCATTTATAGCCCTTGCGAAGCCATTTGAGGCTCCAGGGTTTACGATGTGGTCAGCAAATGTTGTTGGAGGACAACCCTCGCCCTTCTGGCCAACAGTACCGTTGGTAATTGCATGTGGTGCCTTAAGTGGTTTCCACTCCATAGTTGGTTCTGGAACATCATCAAAGCAACTTGACAAAGAAATTCACGGATTACTTGTTGGCTATGGTGGAATGTTCACTGAAGGATTCCTTTCTACAATCGTTATCACTGCTATAGCAGTTTATGGTGTCAAATTAACTGGACTTAATGTTGCTGAATGGGGAACCCAGTATATTACCAAGGGTGGACTTGGAACATTTATCGGTGGTTATGCACAAGGATTGGCCGATTTCTATGGAATAGACATTACACTAGGTAAGACATTTGCAACTCTTTGGATTGCAGCATTCACATTGACTTCACTTGACACTGCTACAAGGCTTGGAAGATTTGCATGGCAGGAGTTATTTGGAATGGTAACTGATACCAGCCAGGGAATCTGGAATACTCTCACAAACAAGTGGATTGCTTCTATAATAATTGCAGGTCTCGGAACTTGGATGGCATGGGGCGCTGGATATAAGGTACTATGGCCAGCATTTGCAGGTATGAACCAGTTGTTGGCTTCAATTGCTATGATGACAGCAGCTTTGTGGGCATACAAGGTACAAAACGCTGGAAAATGGAGTTATGCAGTACTAATTCCTGCACTCTTCTTATGGATTACAGTTACGGTAGCTATTGTCTGGTATCTCATAGTGATTCCATTGCCCAACATGAGTACAACTATAGCAGTAAAAGGTGCTCTCTCAGTAGGTCTATTACTCAACTTCCTACTTGGATACGACTTCTATCTTGCATGGAAGAGGCCGACAGAAGAGTATGAGGTTGCTCCAGCGTGAGCCTTCTTTCTTTAATTTTTAAATTTTCCGTATTTTAAATAATTTTTGAGGTGATGACATGGCGAAAAAACTTTTAAGAAAGATCTTATATTGGGTTTTAATGCCTGTTCGTGTTCTTTGGGAGTTTAATAAGGGGTTCAAGCTTTATTATCTTAGGGGGATCCAGTGGGAACTTGAAGAGTTAGAGAATGTTTTTGCTCTTCTTTTGTTGGGTAGTTATGTGGGGATCCCAAATCCTCCTGTAGATATTAGCTACCGGCTTCTTCCCCATATGGTTAGGGAAATCTATATTATGCAAAAGAAATCTGTTAATTCATTAACCATAAAGACGGGGTGGTTAAATGTTTGAGAATATAAAAGCATTTTTTAAAGGTTTTTTCAGGTCATTCAAAGCACGCTCAACAGAGTATATTGAATTTGAAGAGAGAGAACTTGAAAATGTCTTTGCCTTGGTACTTATGGGGTCATTCGTAGGGGTCCCATCCCCTCCAACGACACTTGTTATGAGGTTAATGCCTCATATGATTAGGGAAATTTATGTCATGCAAAGAAGAGCTGGTGAGATGGATGATATATTTGGAGAAATTGCCGCAATGTTTGAAATTACATGAGGTGATAAAATGAAAGAGTATTTATTTCCACAAGAAGGTTTTAGAGTTTTATTTTTCATAGGGAAGGGAGGAGTTGGTAAAACAACTACTTCGGCAGCCGTTTCAGTTGCTTTAGCTAGGAAGGGTTATAAAACTCTGATAGTGTCAATAGATCCTGCTCACAACCTTGGTGATGTATTTGAAGTTAAACTAGAGGATAAGCCTAAACAGATAACTGAAAACCTTTATGCAATGGAACTTGATATGGAGAAGTTAATCAAGAATTATTTGAAACATTTAGAGGAAAATCTAAAGCATATGTACCGTTACCTTACAGTAATAAATCTAGAGAAATACTTTGAAGTCCTCAGCTTTTCCCCGGGTATAGAGGAGTATGCTACACTTGAGGCGATTAGAGAAATATTGCAAGAAGGGAATAGGTGGGACATTATAATCTTTGACACACCACCTACGGGATTAACCCTTAGAGTGTTAGCTCTTCCAGAAATTGCACTTATATGGACAAAAAAGCTCATAGAAATTAGGAAAAAGATTTTAGAAAAGAGAAGAGCTATAGAAAATATCCAAGGAGAACGAAAGTTTGTAATTGAAGGTGAAAAGTATAAACTTCCGAGTAGGGAGGAAGAAGATCCTGTTATGAGGGAACTGAGAAGTTATGAGGGAGAAATAAAACTCGTTCGTGAAACTATCACTAATTCTAAAAGAACCAGTGTAATTGCAGTGATGAATCCAGAAATGCTTCCTTTATACGAGACAGAAAGGGCTCATGAAGCATTAAGAAAGTTTAAGATTCCTTTTAATTTGGTAGTCATAAACAAGATTATTGAACTTGAGGAGGATATTCCAAGGATAAGAGTAAAAATAGAGGCTCAGAAAAAAGTATTAAGGGAAATAGAAGGAATATTCAGGGGAATTGACATTGTAATGGTACCTATGTTTGAAGAGGAGCCCAGAGGTATAGAATGGCTGGAAAAAATTGGAGGGTTAATAGTTGGAGATTGAGGAAATCTATGAAGAACTCAAAAAAGTTAGAGAGCCAATAAGTGGGGAGGATATAGTGAGCCTTGGCATTGTGAGTTTAATAAGAAAGGAGGATGATAAAGTAGTTATCTTTTTGGGTCTTGCTCGTAGGACTCCTAGACATCCTTTTGAAATGGCTCTTAACTGGGCAGTGCATGCACGGATTGTTAAGGATATAGTAAAGGTTTTAGAGGGCAAAGTTAACTTTGAGATAATTGATGATATGACATTTCAGAGATATTATCCAATAAAGGAGGTTTAATAATGAAGGTTACTCCTGAGATGTTGCTTTTGATAATGGTTTTGGGTGCAGTGGCAGCTTTACAGTTCTATAAAGGCAGAAGATTGAACTTAAGCATAATGGAATACTACTTACGGACAATAGAAAGTATAGTAAAACCGAAAGACAAAGAATACGTGTGGATAGGTGGATATGTAGGATTTAGGGCATTTTATAAGGTCAATGAGGGCAATTTGGATAAGTTTGAATATACTTTGACACTTCTACCAAGACAAAGCATTCTCTATTTCCCAATTTCAAAGATAGTTAATAGGCATGACAAGATATATTTTGTTATAAAACCTTACACCACAATTAGACGTGAAGTACACTTGATTCAGAGGGGCTATTATAGGTTTAAACCGAAGATTGAGGATGAAGAACTTCTTCAGAGGGAAGTGATTGAAGTGAATGGAAAACAGTACGAGGTGCTCTTTGAGAAAAGACGCGATGTAGAGCTACTTAGAGACTTCATTCAAGGATTTTCTAAAGCTGAAAATGTTAAGCATGTATCACTTACTCCAAAAACCAACGTACTATATGTCTTCATGAAGCCAGAGGTTGAAACCATAGAGCAGGACGTGAGACATATAATCCGTTTTGTTAATGAAAGTTTAAAAGAGAGCCCCTTCGAGAGATGAAGACAAAAACCTAATAAATTTCTTTTTAAATTTTTACTCATGATAGAAAGACTTTTTGCCCTTGGCTATTCAAAAGAGTTTGCAGAGCGTTATTATCAACTTTGGGGCGAGAGGGCTTTAAGAATAGCTGAAGCAATGGAAAAATCTCTTCCAAGATGCTTTCGAGTCAATACCCTTCGTGTTGGTGTATCAAAGCTTACTAAGATGTTAAACAAAAAAGGGTTTCAATTTAAGCGCGTCCCCTGGGCTAGAGAAGGCTTTTGTTTAACTAGAGAGCCTTTTTCTATCACCTCGACTCCAGAATATCTGGGAGGGTTAATTTATATCCAAGAAGCCTCTTCAATGTATCCACCAGTGGCCCTTGAGCCAAAGCCTGGAGAAATTGTAGCAGACATGGCTGCAGCTCCAGGAGGAAAGACATCTTATATGGCCCAACTGATGGAAAACAAGGGAGTAATATATGCTTTTGATGTAGGGGGAGACCGACTAAAAGAGACCAGACTTAATCTTTCAAGACTTGGAGTGACAAATACCATCCTCGTTCATAAAAGTTCTCTGTATATGGGAGAACTTGGCATGGAGTTTGATAAAATTCTTTTGGACGCTCCCTGTACTGGTAGTGGTACAATTCATAAAAATCCAGAAAGAAAAGCAAATAGAACAATTAAAGATATTAAATTCTGTCAAAACCTGCAAATACAAATGATTAAGGTTGCATTAGAGAATCTAAAGGTTGGGGGAGTGTTGGTATATTCTACATGTTCATTGGAACCAGAGGAGAATGAATTTGTGATTCAGTGGGTGCTCGATAACTTTGATGTTACACTTTTACCTCTTCGATTTGGCGAACCGGCCTTGACCTCTCCATTTGACATAGAGCTTAGTTCTGAACTCTCTAAAGCAAGACGATTCTATCCGGATGAACATAATACTAGTGGTTTTTTTGTGGCGAAGGTACAGAAAAAATTCTAAAATAGAAAGAAAAACATTTAATAACATGCTAATAACAATAATTTTAGGTGAATTCCAATGAGGTTGCAATTGGGGGACTTTTTAAATGATATCTGTGAGGGAGAGAGAATATTCATTGAGTATGAATCCACGTCGCATCCAGAACTTTTTCTTGATGGATTGGTGAAATGGAGCAATGAAGAGGGGATACCACTCTTAATAGTTGACATGCTGGATACATTTCATCTCTTTGTCCAGCAGCTTAGATTTTTGGGATATGGCACTCATCATTTGGAAAATCTCTGTGTTATTAAAGGAGGAGGCAAGGTTGAACTTGGAGAGGTAATTGGAAGGGTTAGAATAATGGAAGAGTTCTACGTGCAACTTAAAGAGTATAATGATGCAGTAAGGTTATTCTTCGAAAAGGTCAAATCTGATAAGGCCGTTATTGTGTTTTTGGGCACGGAAAAGTTCATGTACTCCTTCCAGGAATCTTCCTATAGGGTCGAGGAGTATTTTGATAAAGTTGTAAGAAGGCCATTGTTTAAGGGAAACATGATCTTTGTTTTTGCTCTGAAGGGTCTCATGAGTGCTCAGGTCAAGGCCCTATGGTATGAGAGCTCCACAAGAGTTCTTGAGATTAATGGTAGAGGAGACAGATTTTTTATTAAAAAAGCACCTAAACTTGATCATTTGGGTGGGGTGATAGAATTATGACTTCCACAGTGGATGAAATCCTGGAATATACAAAATCGGTGATGTGGAGAGAAGGAATTGTCATAGAATATTCTTCTAGTGAGCCCATTCATTTAATTTTTAAATGGCTGGTAGAAATCTCTAAGAAAAATGCTGACAATATGCTTGTCTTGGATGTTCTGGATATTTTATCAATGTTAAAATTAAATCTTGATGTGGCCGGAGAGGATACATCTTTCATACATGAGCTTGATGTAATAAAAATAGGAGGGAACATAAAGCTTGGTAAAATAATAGGCTATGTTGATCCCCACCAAGATATTACAGTATACGCATCTAAGTATTCCAAAATTCTTCGGGAATATTATGAAACCCATAAAAATATAGTGTATTTCATCTTCGGAATGGAAAAGCTTGTGCATCTGCAGGAAAGGAAAGAGGCATTTGAATTATACGCTACAAATTACACACGGTATGTTTTTGGCGATGAAGAGAGGGTGGGAATTTATTTCATAAACAGGGATATAGCAACAAGGGCACTGCTTTTACAAGTAGAAGAGGCAGCTTCTAGAGTGGTAGAAGTTATCCACGAAGAAGGAACATTAAAAATTAAAATTAGAAAGTCTCCACGTTTGGATGATTATGGAAAGGAATTCAAGATTCCCCTTGAAGATCTTCGTCATTTAAAATTTTAGTTTCAATTTCGTGAAGTATTTTTCTAGTTTCTTCACTTAACAAACTTTCAAGCTCATCTCGTGCTGCCTTAGCAACATCAAATTTTGAGGAATATTCTCTGGAAACTTCTATCCAAGGAATTTTCTTCTTTTCCACAAACACATCGATATCTGCAAATCGTTGATATCCTCTATATTCTAGTCCCTTGAGAAGGAATTTTATCCTGAGGGGATCTTCCCAAGTTATGAGTTTTATCTTGTAAACTCTAATTCTCATAAAAGGCCTTGGATAGTCCCAGTCCCATCCTTCGCTTACAACGTATCCTAGATCGAGATCTTCAAGAACTAAAAGCACACGCTCAATATTTTCTTCGTATCTCTTTTTTGTGTCATATATTCTTATGGTTATTTCTCGCCATCCCTCTGGAAGTAACTTAAAAAGCAGGATTGGTAAGTCTATTCTGAGGGCTCTATATACATCTATGAAGTTTTTCTTGATTAAAAAGGCTCCTTTTAAATCTCCTACACTGAGATGTTCGACAAGCTTTTTGTCCGTTACTAAAAGAAGAGTATCTTTCTCCTCTCCTTCGTTTACTCCTCGGGCAAAGCTAGTCTCAATTGCATTGTATCTTTGAGGGATTATTTCCGAGATTTTTTCTGCTTCTTTAGGAACTCTCAACAATATTATTTGTGGTCCGAGATTTGCTCTGTCAAAAGGGGCTTTTGCATTTAAAAGTTCTTTTAATACGCTATCGCTTCTCATTTTTATCAAAAAGGCTCCTCTCGTTAGGTCAAGTATAGTTTTCCATTCTTCGGCCGGTGTTACAAAAACAATAGTATCAAGTTCACCACTTTGGTTCCATGCTTCCTCAACGGATGTCTTTGGAACTCCAAAAAGGTTGGTGATGAAATTCTCTCCAACTTCAACGTTAGAGGTTCTTAAAAATAACATTGAAGGTCCAAAACGCATTAATCTCATTATAATCCCCTCATCACTCTATAACCTCTTTCAAAATTTGTTCCATCTGGGTATTTGACCTTAATAACACGTTTGCTTTGTGGGAGAATGAAATTAATGTTTAGGATTCCATTTAAGCCTTTCTCGATAACTTTAAAGTTATGCCCATACAATGCAAAATCAATGGGTTCATTGTTTTTTAACTCACAAGGTTCGTGGGCCAAAGCCAGTCTAATTCCTTCTATTTCTATGATGCCACCAGGCTTTACTATTTTTGCCTTTCTAGAAAATTTTTTGAGTATTTCTGGATCATCTTCATTTCCAGGCACTATATATACTGTGGCGTTAGAGTTTTCGAGAATATCTAAAAGTTCTTGAACTCTCTTTTTATATCTATCCTTAAGTTCGGGCCGTCTTTCGAGTTTTATATTGTCTACGAGATCTCCGGTATGAATTATGTACTTTGGCCTACTCTTTTCTATTAAGTTGAGAATGAATGAGTATATGTTATCTGGTGTATCACTTATGTGCATGATCTTTGATTCTGAAGTCTCAAGTAATTCCTCTGGAAGACCTCTTCTTCTTAGAAAACTTGGAAGGCTAAATCTCATCTTAAATATTTTTTCGATAGCATTTTATATAATTTTGGCTTAAGAAAGAAGAGGTGGTTTATAGTGCGGGTGTTGGTATTAGGTGCAGGTAACGTTGGAAAGGCTATAGCTTGGGATTTAAAAGATGAGTTTGATGTTTCTGTTGGCGATGTAAGTGAAAGGAGATTAAAAGAACTCTCAAAATTTGTAAAAACCATAAAAATAGATGCCTCGGACTTTAATGAGCTAGTTAGAATCATGCGGCAATCTGAATTAGTTATTGGAGCACTGCCAGGTAGGTTCGGTTATTCTACTGTTAAAGCCGCAATTAAAGCAGGTGTTGATATAGTTGATGTTTCTTTTATGCCTGAAAATCCTCTTGAGCTCCAAAAAGAGGCAGAAAAAAATCAGGTGACGGTGGTATTTGACGCTGGCTTTGCCCCGGGTCTCAGCCATATATTTTTAGGAAGAATTTATCAGAAAATGGATGAACTCAAAGAGGCCTATATTTATGTCGGAGGCCTTCCAAAAGAGCCTAAGCCCCCATTATATTATAGAATAACATGGTCTCCTTATGATTTAATTGAAGAATATACTAGGCCTGCGAGAATTGTAAAGGATGGAGAGATATTATCAGTAGATCCATTGGGGGATATTAAAATCATTGAAATTAATGGGAAGAAATTTGAGGGATTTATAAGTGATGGTCTGCGTTCGCTTCTTGAGAATATTAATGCTAAGAGGCTAGAGGAATGGACACTCCGCTGGCCAGGGCATTTAGCCAAGATGAAAATCTTAAGGGAACTTAGATTCTTCAATCCGGAAAACTTGGAAAATACTCTTAATGTGATATCCCCCTTAATGACGTATGAAAGCCCGGATTTTTCAATAATGGAAGTTATTGGAAAAGGCAGAATTAGTGGTAAACCTATGGAACTTAGATATTTTCTGTATGATGAAGAAAAAGATGGCTTTACATCGATGGCCCGTGTCACCGGTTTTACGACAGCCATAATAGCTCGCATTGTAGGTAGAGGTGCTTGTGCATATGGTGTTATCCCTCCGGAGATCTTAGGAATGAGAGAAGACACATATCTAGAAATAATGAATGGACTTAAGAATAGAGGTATTCAAATAGAGGTGAGTAAAAATGCTTCATCTGATAATAGCTGACAGTGAGCTTGAGCTTGTCCCAAAAAAGCTTCGAAACCATCCTATAATTATCAACTATGCAAAAAAGAGAAACAAACGACCAGAGGAGGTTCTTCTTGATTCTACCTATCATCATTCTGTATTGAAATCTTTAAAGGATGGAGAAAGAAGAGGTAGGCCTGATATAGTTCACCTATGCCTCATGAATGCCTTGGAGAGTATCTTGAATAAGGAAGGCAAGCTTAGGGTTTATGTGCACACGAGGAATAATGAGGTGATTTACATAAAACCTGAAACAAGGCTACCAAGGAACTACAACCGCTTTGTGGGGCTAATGGAGAGTTTATTCAAGAATAAGGTTGTTCCTAAAGATTTAGCACTATTGAGAATTGAGGAGAAGACTCTTTCTAAACTCATCCAGGAGATAGTCCCAGATGCAGTGTTTATCATGCATGAGGAAGGAAAATTTATGATGCCTAAGGAGTTTGGAAAGAAACTGACTAAGTACACTTCACCCGTAGTCATCGTGGGCGGCTTTCCTCATGGAGACTTTCTAAGCGATATAAAGGGAGAAAAAGTCAGCATTTACAGAGAACCGCTTATGGCATGGACTGTTGTGAATGAAGTTATAGTTAGTTATGAAACCAGTTTACTCTGCTGACCTTCTCTCCGCTCTTAAGGGCAAGGCTTTCAAAAGAAAAAGTAAATCTTCTTCAAAAATTTTTTAAATGAGTAAAATAAACCACATCAAGAACATTTGTGGGAGGTAAAGAAAATGGGAGACAAAACCAGAGTTCAGGTTAGTAAGCTCAAACCTGGGAGATATATCCTTATTGATAATGAACCGTGCAGAATAGGCAACATTACAGTTTCATCCCCTGGAAAACACGGTTCAGCAAAGGCAAGAATCGAGGCAGTTGGAATCTTCGATGGCAAAGTTAGGAGCATTGTAAAGCCAACAAGCGCAGAGGTTGATGTTCCAATTATCGACAAGAGAACCGGGCAAATCATAGCCATCACCCCTGATACAATCCAACTTATGGACATGGAAACTTACGATCTCTTTGATGTTCCAATAGCTACAGGGGTTAACGAGGACATCAAAGATAAACTTAAAGAGGGAATCAACGTTGAGTACTGGGAAACTCTTGGAAGAATAAAGATCATGAAGCTTAAGGGAGAAAGCGAGTGAACTTTTTTCTTATTTTTGTTTAAAATTCTGTGTTATTCTTACAAGATTCTTCGGGTTTTTTATAACTTGAGTTGCTACGTTGATTCCTTCTTGTATAGCTTCATTGAGAGAATATCCCTTTGCTATATTTGCCATCACTGTTCCAAAAAGTGAATCTCCAGCTCCTGTGAGCTCCACAATGTTAGTTTTCTTTGCGGGTACTTTAATAACCTCGTTGTCTTCAGTAAGTGCAATAACTCCTCTTTCTCCCATACTTAATATAATATTCTTCGCTCCTGCGTTTTTAAAGGCCTTTAATGCTTCTTCTGGAGTTTTTACTCCAAAGAGTTCTTTAGCATCTTCAAATGAGGGTTTAACATAATCTGCCATTGCGAGGGCCTGTAGTAGATTTTCTTTTTTAGCATTCCATTTCTTCCATATTTCTTTACGATAATTGGGGTCTATTGAGATCAATACTCCTTCTTCCTTTGCTTTTTTTAATGCTTTAAGAATGGCCTCACTAGCAGGCTTCAGAGAGAGTGCAAATGCAGAGGTATGTACAATATCTGCTTTTTTCCAATTTCTCTCAATTGTATCATAGGTTAAGAACCTGTCAGCTCCTCTATAGATTATAAAATCTTTTCCAGCTTCTTTTATTAAAACTAGGGTTGTGTTTTGGCCTATACGAAGTGGCTTTATGTTTGAATTCAAGTATCTGAGTTCACTTTCTATGTGGTCTGCTAAAAAGTCATTTCCTATAGTGCCAATAAATTTCACTTTTGTCCCAGCTTGTTCAGCATAATAAGAAAAGTTAAGGACAGAGCCACCAGCGTGCATACTTATTTGATTATTTATGAGTTTTAAGTCAACTAATGCTTCTCCTAATGCCAAAATATCAGTCATGTTGTCACCTCATAATCCTTTAAAGAGTTGGAGTACTTGTTCGGCCACACTATGCCAGGAGTATCTTTCGAGAACTTTCTGATATGCTCTCTCCGCAAAGGTATCTCTCTTCTCCTTATTCTTTAACAGCTCTGCAATCTTGGTTCCCATTTCTTCAGAATTTTTCGGGTCTACTAAGAATCCATCGTAACCATCTTCTAGAACTTCTGCGGGACCTCCAAACTTTGTTCCCACCATAGCAGTTTTACATGCCATTGCTTCAAGCATGACTATTCCAAATGGCTCGTATGGAGAGGGAAGAACAAAGACATCTGCTGCTGAATAGTATTTTGGAACTAGTTCTCTCGGCTCTATTGCGGGAATTATCTTTACACGATCCTCAACTTTCAATTCTTTAATTAAACGTAAAAGCTTCTGTTTTTCTGGTTCTTCTTCCTTTGCTCCAGTTCCGGTACTTATTAGAACTAGAAAATCTCCCTCGTAATGCTCTTTAATATAGGGAACACTCTTTATGAGCAAGTCTAAACCCTTTCTTGGGTCAAGTCTTGCTAGAGTGAAGACCAATGGTACTTTTGGAAGTTTAAGCTCCTTTTTTAACTTCTCTTTCTCTCCTATTGGTTTATAAAAGCTCGTATCAACCCCTATGGGGATCACGTGGATTTTATTCTCGTCAATTTCATAAAGGGTAGCTATGTCTTTCTTTTCAATGTTTGTAGTTGCTATTACAGCATCACTCTTATCGTAAATCTCTTTTTCGAGAGCAATCCTATCTTTGTATGGTTCAAAGTCCCCTAGAGCTTTTGCTTTCAGAATTCCAAGAGAATGGGAAGTATGTACCATTTTAACTTCAAATATTTCCTTGAGTTTTAATCCTACAAAACCACCATCCCAGTAGTGAGTATGGAGAATTTCATAATTTCTTTCTTTCATGTATATGGCAATCTTTTCAGTGAATTCTGGTAAATATGGTATTAGCTTCTCCTTCGGAATGAAGCCTTCAGGGCCACATTCTATCCTAATTACCCTAACATTTTCGTTAATGTGTTCTATAGGGGGTTTTCCACCCCTCTGCCTGGTGAACATATCTACTTCTACTCCCAACTCTCCTAGATGCTTACTTAGTTCTTTAATGTAGACACACTGACCTCCGGTGTCTGGTTCACCCAATTTCCCCAATGGATCTCCATGAGGAGTTATCATTGCTATTCTCATTTTATCACCCCTCTAACACTCTTGTGGCAATATTCTCAGGATTGAGTAACAAAGATCTAGATTTTGCCTTGATTTATGGGTAATTTTCTCCATATAATCTCCAGAAGACCTTGTTAAGCCACTCATTAAACCATGCGATTTTGATTTCTTTTCCATAGAAGCTAAATCTACATGCTGGTGCTGTGATAGCTCCAATGTACTTATCCGCTGCTCCATAGTACATGATCCACTTCCCCTTG
Protein-coding regions in this window:
- a CDS encoding carbohydrate kinase family protein, with product MTDILALGEALVDLKLINNQISMHAGGSVLNFSYYAEQAGTKVKFIGTIGNDFLADHIESELRYLNSNIKPLRIGQNTTLVLIKEAGKDFIIYRGADRFLTYDTIERNWKKADIVHTSAFALSLKPASEAILKALKKAKEEGVLISIDPNYRKEIWKKWNAKKENLLQALAMADYVKPSFEDAKELFGVKTPEEALKAFKNAGAKNIILSMGERGVIALTEDNEVIKVPAKKTNIVELTGAGDSLFGTVMANIAKGYSLNEAIQEGINVATQVIKNPKNLVRITQNFKQK
- a CDS encoding glycosyltransferase translates to MRIAMITPHGDPLGKLGEPDTGGQCVYIKELSKHLGELGVEVDMFTRQRGGKPPIEHINENVRVIRIECGPEGFIPKEKLIPYLPEFTEKIAIYMKERNYEILHTHYWDGGFVGLKLKEIFEVKMVHTSHSLGILKAKALGDFEPYKDRIALEKEIYDKSDAVIATTNIEKKDIATLYEIDENKIHVIPIGVDTSFYKPIGEKEKLKKELKLPKVPLVFTLARLDPRKGLDLLIKSVPYIKEHYEGDFLVLISTGTGAKEEEPEKQKLLRLIKELKVEDRVKIIPAIEPRELVPKYYSAADVFVLPSPYEPFGIVMLEAMACKTAMVGTKFGGPAEVLEDGYDGFLVDPKNSEEMGTKIAELLKNKEKRDTFAERAYQKVLERYSWHSVAEQVLQLFKGL